The Parashewanella spongiae genome has a window encoding:
- a CDS encoding metallophosphoesterase yields the protein MKLLLTNLKHFGFTFFILLTLLILFGINIGADAKLHEDKLAYKLSGETHVFFDDDKLIKKVLRGRQDDGFYVETTTYDSTTPISFPISFPQDESQFSVTLSNEFEVPSSRYHDGESIIAVSDFESSFGAFRDFLVTHGIVDKQLNWTFGKGHLVLVGDFVDRGASTTQLLWGIYQLEQSAKKLGGKVHYIIGNHEIKSLQGNYQSAHEKYFYIAGILGKQQYQLFDHNSFLGRWLASKNVVEVINDVAFVHGGLHPQIQNHSDTLDDINHIVRNGYRQLYFTPVKESKESFLRSSTTGLAWYRGYFKDDLTHQQIDQGLKSIKAKSVVVGHTIQSKVNSLYDGKVIAIDVKHPQDYLTSIPFRNIEGLLIKNGERFRLLDNGETLSL from the coding sequence GTGAAATTATTATTAACTAATTTAAAGCACTTCGGATTCACTTTCTTTATTTTACTCACCTTACTGATTCTGTTTGGGATTAATATTGGTGCTGATGCCAAATTACATGAAGATAAGCTGGCGTATAAATTAAGTGGTGAAACTCATGTCTTTTTTGATGATGATAAACTGATAAAGAAGGTATTAAGAGGAAGGCAAGATGATGGTTTTTATGTTGAAACAACAACGTATGATTCAACTACACCTATTAGTTTCCCAATCTCATTCCCACAAGATGAAAGTCAATTTTCAGTAACACTTAGCAATGAATTTGAAGTTCCATCATCTAGATATCATGATGGTGAATCTATTATTGCTGTTTCTGACTTTGAAAGTAGCTTTGGTGCTTTTAGAGACTTCTTAGTCACGCATGGCATTGTTGATAAACAACTTAACTGGACGTTTGGAAAAGGACATTTGGTATTAGTAGGAGATTTTGTTGATAGAGGAGCATCAACAACACAGTTGCTTTGGGGTATTTACCAGTTAGAACAATCTGCGAAAAAATTAGGAGGAAAAGTACATTACATCATCGGTAATCACGAAATTAAAAGCCTACAAGGAAACTACCAATCAGCTCATGAAAAGTATTTCTACATCGCAGGAATACTTGGCAAACAGCAGTATCAATTATTCGATCATAATTCATTTTTAGGCCGTTGGTTAGCATCCAAAAATGTTGTCGAAGTAATTAATGATGTTGCATTCGTGCATGGCGGTTTACACCCACAAATTCAAAACCATTCAGATACACTAGATGATATTAATCATATTGTTCGCAATGGCTATCGGCAGCTTTATTTTACTCCAGTGAAAGAGTCAAAAGAATCCTTTTTAAGGTCAAGTACAACAGGCTTGGCATGGTATCGTGGGTATTTTAAAGATGATCTGACTCATCAACAAATTGATCAAGGGTTAAAATCGATAAAAGCGAAATCAGTAGTTGTAGGTCACACAATTCAAAGCAAAGTTAATTCATTGTACGACGGAAAAGTAATTGCTATTGATGTTAAGCATCCACAAGACTATTTAACCAGTATTCCTTTTAGGAATATCGAAGGGCTTCTTATAAAGAATGGTGAGCGATTTAGACTATTAGATAATGGTGAGACCCTTTCACTGTAG
- a CDS encoding HAAS signaling domain-containing protein, with product MERAMARNELIHTYLSELEIYLSRINKVQAQEIVKEIESHIYDSLMMEEDNHDTTEVVLGRLGTPQELASVYIEHINIGVAPPKGLKPMTKITMEMSKSFYYLIFVLGGSLGLSLIATALAKLIVPSKFGVWIAEHGNSIIVSFSNNSYHSKEIPAIWLVPISLLAGLVTLYLTKRLTQLLKVFV from the coding sequence ATGGAAAGAGCAATGGCAAGAAACGAGTTAATACATACATATCTATCAGAGCTTGAAATATATCTTTCAAGAATTAATAAAGTTCAAGCACAAGAAATTGTAAAAGAGATCGAAAGCCATATTTATGATTCGCTCATGATGGAAGAAGATAATCATGATACTACCGAAGTAGTTTTGGGTAGGTTGGGCACTCCTCAAGAACTAGCATCAGTGTACATTGAACACATTAATATTGGTGTTGCACCACCAAAAGGTTTAAAGCCCATGACGAAAATAACAATGGAAATGAGTAAGAGCTTTTATTATCTCATTTTTGTTTTAGGAGGTAGCTTAGGACTATCGCTCATTGCAACTGCATTAGCAAAACTGATTGTTCCATCTAAGTTTGGAGTTTGGATTGCAGAGCATGGAAACAGCATCATTGTTTCATTTAGCAATAACAGCTATCACTCAAAAGAAATTCCAGCGATTTGGTTAGTGCCAATATCTTTACTCGCAGGGCTTGTAACTTTATATCTCACAAAACGTCTTACACAGCTGCTAAAAGTGTTCGTTTAA
- a CDS encoding PadR family transcriptional regulator, translating to MESSENKLDVQFRKGTLEMSILALLNREPMFGLQLLKRLHEFETMKITEGTLYPLLDRLKRDKVVERFWVQEGDERPRKYYQLSVVGRTKLTALKMRWLKSVNDIQSLLDQ from the coding sequence TTGGAATCTTCAGAAAATAAATTAGACGTGCAATTTCGAAAAGGAACGCTTGAAATGTCTATTTTGGCATTGCTTAACCGTGAACCGATGTTTGGACTTCAGTTGCTTAAAAGGTTGCACGAATTCGAGACAATGAAGATAACGGAAGGAACGCTTTATCCATTATTAGATCGATTGAAGCGTGACAAAGTTGTCGAGAGATTTTGGGTTCAAGAAGGTGATGAGAGGCCGAGGAAATACTATCAATTATCAGTCGTTGGCAGAACTAAGCTTACCGCTTTAAAAATGAGATGGCTTAAATCAGTAAATGATATTCAATCACTTCTAGATCAATAA